A stretch of Heliomicrobium undosum DNA encodes these proteins:
- a CDS encoding efflux RND transporter permease subunit, with product MRITELALKRPAMMTMVVLFFVVIGLYSYRSIGVELYPALNTPFVTVSAAYPGAGAEEIETQVVKPMEEGLSSLAGLKKLTSVSVEGRATILIEFELTADANQAAIDVQKKVDSIKGRLPEDVKDPVVIKRDMNALPVAAVAFSSSRPLYEANEMAKDLIKERLQKIPGVAEVTISGGQEREIQINIDRTKLERYGLSINQVTRRLDSENLNEPSGRLDRPEAEYMVRVLGQFHSAEEIRNLEIPMANGKTIALRQIAEVSDTYKEIREYTRLNGQPALALMVFKQSDASLVDVGDRVKKEIETLKTELPGDTQLIIARDFSQYIRLSVNGTRSNILEGILTTSVALLFFLRDWRSMVSVLIAIPVSLISTLAGMYFAGFTFNVMSLMGMAMCIGILVDDSIVVLENIHRHLAMGKSPRQAALDGRSEIGMAAIAITLSDVVVFAPIAFMSGMVGQFFRQFGLTVVFATLMSLFVSFTLTPLLASRLMKPHGGGERLHPLAGVSWYQGMRRLSARFFTPVDRYAARFRDRYLRILEWSFGHRKKVIAVGVLFFFASAALIPLKLIGFEFAPRTDQGDVTVNVELPIGTPIQKTDQSLKTIESYLQTIPEIRYFQTSLGSTGGIGMGSAGSNIGRIGVSLVDKKNRKRSVWDVSEQIRQWAVNFPDGRITVTESDSMASGSGYPVQIEVSGSDPKTLITAVDDIKAIVAATTGSRDTDSNWRVGQPEIQVSIDRLKAAYMGVSVKDISETLRTSLNGNVSTKYRVGDKEHDVTVRINRLNKSDLDALRTLTLTNNAGNPVQLQQVAQIGIGAGPTEIRRADRQRTITISAGLQGRVLDDFLKEVDNKIKAKGLPHGVSYKFTGSAQSMKDSFGELVAALALSIVLVYMVLVMLYESYMTPFIRMLSLPLGIAGALIALALTKNSLNIFSLIGIIMMDGLVAKNGTLLIDYTHTLREQGRSLKEALIEAGQTRLRPIIMTTVTMVFGMLPSALALTEGSESRSSMAVVLIGGLVSSTLFTLVIIPVVYTLMEDWKAGLKRRWGKVKGRLYGQVSA from the coding sequence GTGCGTATCACGGAACTGGCCCTCAAACGACCGGCCATGATGACGATGGTCGTTCTCTTTTTTGTTGTCATCGGCCTCTACAGTTACCGGAGCATTGGGGTCGAGTTGTACCCCGCCCTGAATACGCCTTTTGTCACCGTATCGGCGGCCTATCCCGGCGCCGGCGCCGAGGAGATCGAGACCCAGGTGGTCAAGCCTATGGAAGAAGGGCTTTCGTCCCTGGCTGGTTTGAAGAAACTCACCTCTGTCTCTGTCGAAGGGCGGGCCACCATCCTTATCGAGTTTGAACTGACCGCTGACGCCAACCAAGCCGCCATCGACGTGCAGAAAAAAGTGGACTCGATCAAGGGACGCCTCCCTGAGGATGTAAAAGACCCGGTCGTCATCAAACGGGACATGAACGCCCTGCCGGTGGCCGCCGTCGCCTTCAGTTCATCAAGACCCCTCTATGAGGCCAACGAGATGGCCAAGGACCTGATCAAGGAGCGCTTGCAGAAGATCCCCGGCGTGGCCGAGGTGACCATCTCCGGCGGCCAGGAACGGGAGATCCAGATCAACATCGACCGGACCAAGTTGGAGCGGTACGGGCTCTCCATCAATCAGGTCACCCGCCGCCTCGATTCGGAAAACCTGAACGAACCGTCCGGCCGATTGGACCGCCCGGAAGCGGAGTACATGGTCCGCGTGCTCGGCCAGTTTCACTCCGCCGAGGAGATCCGCAACCTGGAGATTCCCATGGCGAACGGCAAGACCATCGCCCTGCGGCAGATCGCCGAAGTATCCGACACCTACAAGGAGATTCGCGAGTACACTCGCCTAAACGGCCAGCCGGCTCTTGCCCTGATGGTCTTCAAACAGTCTGACGCCAGCCTCGTCGATGTGGGCGACCGCGTCAAAAAAGAGATCGAAACCCTGAAAACAGAGCTTCCCGGCGACACCCAGTTGATTATCGCCCGCGATTTTTCCCAGTACATACGGCTCTCCGTCAACGGCACCCGTTCCAACATCCTGGAAGGCATTCTGACGACCAGCGTGGCATTGCTCTTCTTCTTGCGTGACTGGCGTTCCATGGTCTCCGTCCTCATCGCCATCCCCGTGTCGCTCATCTCGACGCTGGCGGGGATGTACTTCGCCGGCTTCACCTTTAACGTCATGTCCCTCATGGGGATGGCCATGTGCATCGGCATCCTCGTCGACGACTCCATCGTCGTCTTGGAAAACATCCACCGCCACCTGGCCATGGGCAAAAGCCCGAGGCAGGCGGCCCTCGACGGCCGTTCCGAGATCGGCATGGCGGCTATCGCCATCACCCTCTCCGACGTGGTCGTCTTTGCGCCCATCGCCTTCATGAGCGGCATGGTCGGCCAGTTCTTCCGCCAGTTCGGCCTGACGGTCGTCTTCGCCACATTGATGTCCCTCTTCGTCTCCTTCACTTTGACGCCGCTGCTGGCATCGCGTCTAATGAAGCCCCATGGCGGCGGGGAAAGGCTCCATCCGCTGGCCGGCGTCTCCTGGTACCAAGGGATGCGCAGGTTGTCGGCCCGCTTCTTCACACCGGTGGACCGTTACGCGGCCCGCTTCCGCGACCGCTACTTGCGCATCCTCGAATGGTCCTTCGGCCACCGCAAAAAAGTCATCGCCGTTGGCGTCCTCTTTTTCTTCGCCTCGGCGGCGCTCATCCCCCTCAAATTGATCGGCTTTGAATTTGCGCCGCGGACCGACCAGGGCGACGTCACGGTGAACGTGGAACTGCCCATCGGCACGCCGATCCAGAAGACGGACCAGTCGCTAAAAACCATCGAATCGTACCTGCAGACGATCCCCGAGATCCGCTACTTCCAGACCTCCCTCGGCTCGACAGGCGGCATCGGCATGGGATCGGCCGGTTCAAACATCGGCCGCATCGGCGTCTCCCTCGTCGACAAGAAAAATCGGAAACGGTCCGTCTGGGACGTGTCCGAACAAATCCGCCAGTGGGCCGTCAATTTTCCGGATGGGCGGATCACCGTGACCGAGAGCGACTCCATGGCCTCCGGCTCCGGCTATCCCGTGCAGATCGAGGTCTCCGGATCGGATCCGAAAACACTGATCACCGCCGTCGACGACATCAAAGCGATCGTCGCCGCTACGACAGGTTCTCGCGACACCGACTCGAACTGGCGGGTCGGCCAGCCGGAGATCCAGGTCTCCATCGATCGATTGAAAGCGGCCTACATGGGCGTTTCGGTCAAGGACATCTCCGAAACGCTGCGTACATCCCTGAACGGCAATGTCTCCACCAAGTACCGCGTCGGCGATAAGGAACACGACGTCACCGTCCGGATCAACCGGCTGAACAAGTCTGACTTGGACGCCTTGCGCACCCTGACCTTGACCAACAACGCCGGCAACCCCGTCCAACTGCAGCAGGTGGCCCAGATCGGCATCGGCGCCGGGCCGACGGAGATCCGCCGGGCCGACCGGCAGCGGACGATCACCATCTCCGCCGGATTGCAGGGCCGTGTCCTCGACGACTTCCTTAAGGAGGTCGACAACAAGATCAAGGCCAAGGGCTTGCCTCATGGCGTATCCTACAAATTTACCGGCTCAGCTCAAAGCATGAAGGATTCTTTCGGTGAACTGGTCGCCGCTCTGGCTTTGTCCATCGTCCTTGTCTACATGGTGCTGGTCATGCTCTACGAATCCTACATGACGCCCTTCATCCGCATGCTGTCGCTGCCCTTGGGCATCGCCGGGGCCTTGATCGCCCTGGCGCTGACGAAAAACTCGCTGAACATCTTCTCGCTCATCGGCATCATCATGATGGACGGTCTTGTCGCCAAAAACGGCACCCTGCTCATCGACTACACCCACACCCTGCGCGAACAGGGGCGTTCCCTGAAAGAGGCGCTGATCGAGGCTGGTCAGACGCGGCTCCGTCCGATCATCATGACGACGGTGACCATGGTCTTCGGCATGCTGCCCTCGGCGCTCGCCCTCACCGAGGGGAGCGAATCACGTTCCAGCATGGCCGTGGTGCTCATCGGCGGTCTGGTTTCATCGACCCTGTTCACCCTCGTCATCATCCCTGTTGTGTACACCCTGATGGAGGATTGGAAAGCGGGGCTCAAACGGCGGTGGGGGAAGGTGAAGGGGCGGTTGTACGGCCAGGTTTCCGCCTAA
- a CDS encoding thiamine pyrophosphate-dependent enzyme has protein sequence MNRLAEPPRRLLMGNEAIAWGAIEAGVRVVAAYPGTPSTEVTENILQHAADYGIYAEWSVNEKVALETAIAASWTGDRAMACMKQVGLNVASDPLMTLTYLGVKGGLVLIVADDPGPHSSQTEQDTRLFARFAKLPVLDPATPAEAREMVKAAFQLSEDLQVPVIVRPTTRTAHVCQDMPFSPPPKPALPLPPVRFERDPGWVILPALSAKRHRRLNAIQDEVRRWFLQRRLNGITPTWDEGESVSPTALAGCANKAKDLAIVAGGVAYNYVQEGLDTLGVSIPVYKVGAPVPLPAAPILDFLRGKTSVLIVEEQEPVIEEQLTVEAYRTGFALSIIGKHSGHLPREGEFSTDLLLPLLRRFVTDSIHCNRSPAHSASAASIAQAAQGRSADAAASTEPAITTIPAASNKSAATSETANSAVTPALPSPPLRTPILCAGCPHRNSFYAFIQAARSRDALFTGDIGCYTLGAMPPLGAADTIVCMGASVAMAAGFSHIEPDRPHIAFLGDSTFFHSGIPPLINAVYQQARMTLVVLDNRTTAMTGHQPHPGLGRKGTGETAPTIDIAAVARGCGVEWVRTVDPYDIPATIAAAREALDYPGVSVIIARRDCVNLVRRSTPYRIDAEACRRCGLCLRKFGCPALYEVKDTGGEAGDKGQMGKPAVAIAREKCFGCGACAQVCPWKAISPEVES, from the coding sequence ATGAACAGACTTGCCGAACCGCCGCGCCGGTTGTTGATGGGAAACGAAGCCATCGCCTGGGGCGCCATCGAGGCCGGCGTCCGAGTGGTGGCCGCTTATCCCGGCACGCCGTCGACGGAAGTAACAGAAAACATCCTGCAGCATGCTGCTGATTATGGCATTTACGCCGAGTGGTCCGTCAATGAAAAGGTGGCCCTTGAGACGGCCATCGCCGCTTCCTGGACGGGCGACCGGGCCATGGCCTGCATGAAACAGGTCGGCCTCAACGTTGCCTCCGATCCCCTGATGACCCTGACCTATCTGGGCGTGAAAGGCGGCCTCGTCCTGATCGTCGCTGACGACCCGGGACCGCACAGTTCCCAGACGGAGCAGGATACGCGCCTTTTCGCCCGCTTCGCCAAGCTCCCTGTCCTCGACCCGGCCACGCCGGCAGAAGCCCGGGAGATGGTGAAAGCGGCCTTTCAATTGTCCGAGGACCTACAGGTCCCGGTCATCGTCCGACCCACCACCCGGACAGCCCATGTCTGCCAGGATATGCCCTTTTCCCCGCCGCCCAAGCCGGCTCTCCCTCTCCCCCCGGTCCGCTTTGAGCGCGACCCCGGCTGGGTGATCCTCCCGGCCCTGTCGGCCAAGCGCCACCGCCGGCTGAACGCGATCCAGGATGAGGTGCGCCGCTGGTTTTTGCAGAGACGCTTGAACGGGATAACGCCCACCTGGGACGAAGGTGAATCGGTTTCCCCTACCGCCTTGGCTGGTTGCGCCAACAAGGCCAAAGACCTCGCCATCGTCGCCGGCGGTGTGGCCTATAACTACGTGCAAGAAGGGCTCGACACCCTTGGCGTCTCCATCCCCGTCTATAAGGTCGGCGCCCCTGTTCCCCTGCCCGCCGCGCCCATCCTCGATTTCCTGCGCGGCAAAACATCGGTGCTGATCGTCGAGGAACAGGAGCCGGTAATCGAGGAGCAGTTGACCGTAGAGGCCTACCGGACCGGCTTTGCCCTGTCGATCATCGGCAAACACTCGGGTCACCTCCCCCGGGAGGGGGAATTCAGCACCGATCTGCTGTTGCCCCTGCTAAGACGCTTTGTCACCGATTCGATCCATTGCAACCGATCGCCTGCGCACTCTGCCTCGGCTGCTTCGATTGCCCAGGCGGCTCAGGGGAGGTCTGCCGATGCGGCAGCTTCGACTGAACCAGCGATTACGACGATACCGGCAGCTTCGAACAAATCGGCGGCTACGTCGGAGACAGCCAACTCGGCGGTTACACCGGCCCTCCCGTCTCCGCCGCTGCGCACCCCCATCCTCTGCGCGGGCTGCCCCCACCGCAACAGCTTTTACGCCTTCATCCAGGCAGCCCGGAGCCGTGACGCCCTCTTCACCGGCGACATCGGCTGCTACACCTTGGGCGCTATGCCGCCCCTGGGGGCCGCCGACACCATCGTCTGCATGGGCGCTTCAGTGGCCATGGCAGCCGGCTTTTCCCACATCGAGCCGGATCGTCCCCACATCGCCTTTTTGGGCGATTCGACCTTCTTTCACTCGGGCATCCCGCCGTTGATCAACGCCGTCTACCAGCAGGCCCGGATGACCCTCGTCGTGCTGGACAACCGGACGACCGCCATGACCGGCCACCAGCCTCACCCCGGCCTGGGCCGCAAGGGAACGGGCGAGACAGCGCCGACCATCGACATCGCCGCTGTCGCTCGCGGCTGCGGCGTCGAATGGGTGAGAACCGTTGACCCCTATGACATCCCGGCCACCATCGCCGCCGCCCGGGAGGCTCTGGACTATCCCGGCGTTTCTGTCATCATCGCCCGGCGCGACTGCGTCAACCTCGTGCGCCGTTCCACCCCCTATCGGATCGACGCAGAGGCCTGCCGACGCTGCGGCCTCTGCCTGCGCAAGTTCGGCTGCCCCGCCCTTTATGAGGTGAAAGATACGGGCGGAGAAGCTGGCGACAAGGGACAAATGGGCAAACCGGCTGTCGCTATCGCCCGGGAAAAGTGTTTCGGCTGCGGCGCTTGCGCCCAGGTCTGTCCCTGGAAGGCCATTTCGCCGGAGGTGGAGTCATGA
- a CDS encoding indolepyruvate oxidoreductase subunit beta: MKTFNLIIAGVGGQGGVLASRVFAEAALAAGYKVRTSETIGMAQREGSVISHVRVGERLWGALIPDGAADVLLSLELAESLKGWPKLAPKGQAVINRRPIIPPAASLGLTRYDEGAIIEFLQQQGQRVHLIDATAAALETGNAKTTNMVMLGALSTLPGLPVTAELLWQAAEDILPARLREINRRAFLAGRSLGSCAGTAPLVS; encoded by the coding sequence ATGAAAACCTTTAACCTGATCATCGCCGGTGTCGGCGGCCAGGGCGGCGTCCTGGCCTCGCGCGTCTTTGCCGAAGCGGCGCTGGCCGCCGGATACAAGGTCCGCACATCGGAAACGATCGGCATGGCCCAGCGGGAAGGCTCTGTCATCAGCCATGTCCGTGTCGGAGAGCGCCTCTGGGGCGCCCTGATCCCTGACGGCGCCGCCGATGTCCTCCTTAGCCTGGAACTGGCCGAGAGCCTCAAGGGTTGGCCGAAGCTCGCGCCAAAGGGTCAGGCTGTCATCAACCGCCGCCCGATCATCCCGCCGGCGGCCTCTCTGGGTTTGACCCGCTACGACGAAGGGGCCATTATCGAGTTTTTACAACAACAGGGACAGCGCGTCCACTTGATAGACGCCACCGCCGCCGCTTTGGAGACAGGCAACGCCAAGACGACCAACATGGTCATGCTCGGCGCCCTGTCGACACTGCCCGGCCTTCCCGTCACCGCCGAACTGCTCTGGCAGGCGGCAGAAGATATCCTGCCGGCCCGTTTGCGCGAGATCAACCGCCGGGCCTTCCTGGCCGGTCGCAGCCTGGGGTCTTGTGCCGGAACAGCGCCTTTGGTATCCTAA
- a CDS encoding phenylacetate--CoA ligase family protein, with protein MTPSAVACEQADMRRPIDFEAIAQSQFPQLVQTVRRAYQGSSFYRERFQAAGIVPEDIRSMDDLARLPFTTKQDLRQAYPLGLMAVDEEEVVRIHSSSGTTGKPVIVPYTRKDVDDWAVMMARCLETVGVGLRDRVQVTPGYGLWTAGIGFQAGVEKLGAMTIPTGPGNTDKQLEMMTDLKTSVLIGTSSYGLLLAEEAERRGILEQIQLRLGVFGSERWGDKMRRRIEEIFGIETFDIYGLTEIYGPGIAIDCACHEGLHFWSDYLIFEVIDPETGHVLPPGQEGELVITTIAKEGMPLIRYRTRDITTIETHACSCGSPFPMIRRVLGRTDDMIKIKGVNIYPGQIDHVLKHTPGVSSEYQIVLERVDNKDHIRIRVELSNGHQPEEVARACRKNIKSVIGIVADVEVLPHGGLPRSEKKTKRVFDHRYDYLENPSKT; from the coding sequence ATGACCCCATCTGCCGTCGCCTGTGAACAGGCGGATATGCGCCGTCCCATCGATTTTGAAGCTATCGCGCAAAGCCAGTTTCCCCAACTGGTGCAAACAGTTCGTCGCGCTTATCAGGGGAGTTCCTTTTACCGGGAGCGTTTTCAAGCGGCCGGGATCGTCCCCGAGGATATCCGCTCCATGGACGACCTCGCCCGTCTGCCCTTTACCACCAAGCAAGACCTGCGGCAAGCCTACCCGCTGGGCCTGATGGCCGTCGATGAGGAAGAGGTTGTCCGCATCCACTCTTCCTCCGGCACGACAGGCAAACCAGTCATCGTGCCCTACACCCGAAAGGATGTGGACGACTGGGCCGTCATGATGGCTCGCTGCTTGGAAACGGTCGGCGTTGGCCTCCGCGACCGTGTGCAAGTGACGCCAGGCTACGGCTTATGGACGGCCGGCATCGGCTTTCAAGCCGGCGTGGAAAAGCTGGGGGCCATGACAATTCCGACCGGCCCTGGCAACACGGACAAGCAGTTGGAGATGATGACCGACCTGAAGACATCGGTGCTCATCGGCACCTCCTCCTACGGTTTGCTGTTGGCGGAAGAAGCGGAACGCCGGGGGATCCTGGAACAGATCCAACTGCGTCTCGGCGTCTTCGGCTCCGAACGGTGGGGCGACAAGATGCGCCGGCGCATCGAGGAGATTTTCGGGATCGAGACCTTTGACATCTACGGCCTGACGGAGATCTATGGACCGGGCATCGCCATCGACTGCGCTTGCCACGAGGGCCTTCACTTCTGGTCTGACTACCTCATCTTCGAGGTGATCGACCCGGAGACAGGCCATGTCCTCCCGCCGGGCCAGGAAGGCGAACTAGTGATCACCACCATCGCCAAGGAAGGCATGCCCCTGATCCGCTACCGCACCCGGGACATCACCACCATCGAGACCCACGCCTGTTCCTGCGGCAGCCCTTTCCCGATGATCCGGCGCGTGCTGGGACGGACCGACGACATGATCAAGATCAAAGGGGTCAACATCTACCCCGGCCAGATCGACCATGTCCTCAAGCACACCCCCGGCGTATCCAGCGAATACCAGATCGTCCTGGAGCGGGTGGACAACAAGGACCATATCCGCATCCGCGTCGAGTTGTCCAACGGGCACCAGCCGGAAGAGGTGGCCCGCGCCTGCCGCAAAAACATCAAGTCGGTCATCGGCATCGTCGCTGATGTGGAAGTCCTCCCCCATGGGGGGCTGCCGCGCAGCGAAAAGAAGACGAAGCGGGTCTTCGATCACCGCTACGATTATCTGGAAAATCCGTCCAAAACATAA
- a CDS encoding GerAB/ArcD/ProY family transporter: protein MRKELISSTQVFALATIFLLGSWIILTPSSRITKQDAWVGSLLIGLPACGYALLLSAVKDLYPGENLIGLSRKAFGRRIGSILAVFWLWFPLHLAALVLNNLTTLLMYQIYPTATTISLSLPLTIVVAYGAALGPEVIARFALLLLPLIIAGLLAIYGLAIPLFDVHRLFPLLEAPTGDFLRQGLAGFSFPFAEMILLFPFLAHAPKNRSLLRPLLYAVILSTLLFALRDMIVIAVFGQAEADTLLFPLFSVVRHEELGVFLDRLDVAFIPIFFFSSLIKSMICFYSFIEHLTDWLSTKDRSLLIPPAALLTVGLSLFVYEHLLDVFDFVNKAYALYLLPWAVGFPLGALILGYRKKTKPSQS from the coding sequence ATGCGAAAAGAATTGATTTCTTCCACACAGGTTTTTGCGCTCGCCACCATCTTTTTGCTGGGATCGTGGATCATTTTGACGCCCTCGTCACGCATCACCAAGCAAGACGCCTGGGTCGGCTCGCTGCTGATCGGACTCCCTGCCTGCGGCTACGCCCTCTTGCTCTCTGCCGTCAAAGACCTCTATCCCGGTGAAAACCTGATCGGCCTCTCCAGAAAGGCCTTTGGCCGACGAATCGGCTCCATTCTCGCTGTCTTTTGGCTCTGGTTTCCTTTGCATTTGGCCGCGCTGGTGTTGAACAACCTGACCACCCTTCTCATGTACCAGATTTACCCTACTGCTACAACCATCTCTCTCTCCTTGCCGCTGACTATCGTTGTCGCCTATGGCGCTGCCTTAGGTCCGGAGGTCATCGCTCGCTTTGCCCTGCTCCTCTTGCCGCTGATCATCGCCGGCTTGTTGGCCATTTACGGGTTGGCAATCCCCCTCTTCGATGTGCACCGCCTGTTCCCCCTCTTGGAAGCGCCGACAGGGGACTTCCTCCGCCAGGGATTGGCCGGCTTCTCTTTTCCCTTCGCCGAGATGATCCTCCTCTTCCCTTTTCTCGCCCATGCCCCCAAAAACAGGAGCCTCTTGCGACCGCTCCTCTACGCTGTTATCCTCTCGACGCTGCTCTTTGCGCTCCGCGACATGATCGTCATCGCCGTCTTTGGGCAAGCAGAAGCCGATACGCTCCTTTTTCCGCTCTTCAGTGTCGTGCGCCACGAAGAGCTAGGCGTTTTTCTTGATCGCCTGGATGTGGCGTTCATTCCCATCTTTTTTTTCTCATCGCTGATCAAAAGCATGATCTGTTTCTATAGTTTTATTGAACATCTGACCGATTGGCTCAGCACAAAGGATCGCTCACTCTTGATCCCACCGGCGGCGCTGTTGACCGTGGGCCTCTCCTTATTTGTCTATGAACATCTCCTCGACGTTTTTGACTTTGTCAATAAAGCCTACGCCCTTTACCTGCTTCCCTGGGCCGTTGGGTTTCCCCTCGGGGCGCTTATCCTTGGCTACCGGAAGAAGACGAAGCCAAGCCAATCGTAA
- a CDS encoding Ger(x)C family spore germination protein, whose amino-acid sequence MGISKPRRGLGMLHVLLLAVLLSPLVAGCGEKQELDRVAFIIAVGIDKVEEGRCQLTAQFFKAPARIGVESEKMNPFWLITVEGESMMDASLKLRRRVDGPISWHQARTYIIGEEAAKEDMKDIVDFLVRNIEVRKGANMAIAEGSARDYMVLAPEFEMNIAQETWRMIENYREWGGTTRLRMGELILASYEPQTGVLFPYLRKDKPTPVESMKGKKEEKLESYAVPAVSGGAMVRDFRMRGQLNEEETRGYLLVRAKEKAVAPVLLDCMDEEAVGQATVVLSSIRRRIEMHDNGGIPAFRIEITASGKLMEYHCETPLVKDRVKQLEAMTSEKARHYVLAAWNQAQQSETDLFGFSRELKAFYPEIWRKEKEQWSQRLREITLDVNVNVRLSNVGTIDKGVISENQKAKQGDER is encoded by the coding sequence ATGGGGATCAGTAAGCCACGCAGGGGGCTGGGCATGCTCCATGTCTTGCTGCTTGCAGTTCTCTTGTCGCCCCTAGTCGCAGGCTGCGGCGAGAAACAGGAATTGGACCGAGTGGCCTTCATCATCGCCGTTGGCATTGATAAGGTGGAGGAAGGGCGTTGCCAGTTGACGGCGCAATTCTTCAAGGCCCCGGCCCGGATTGGTGTGGAAAGCGAGAAGATGAATCCTTTCTGGCTCATTACCGTCGAAGGGGAGAGCATGATGGACGCCTCGCTGAAGCTGCGACGACGTGTGGACGGTCCGATCAGCTGGCATCAAGCAAGGACCTATATTATCGGTGAGGAGGCGGCCAAAGAAGACATGAAGGATATCGTTGACTTTTTGGTCCGCAATATAGAAGTGCGCAAGGGGGCCAATATGGCGATTGCGGAAGGCAGTGCCCGCGATTACATGGTCTTGGCGCCGGAATTTGAGATGAACATTGCCCAGGAGACATGGCGCATGATCGAAAACTACCGCGAATGGGGTGGAACGACGCGTTTGCGAATGGGCGAATTGATCCTGGCCTCCTATGAACCGCAGACGGGCGTTCTTTTTCCGTACTTGCGCAAGGACAAGCCCACCCCTGTAGAGTCCATGAAAGGAAAAAAGGAAGAAAAGCTGGAGTCCTATGCCGTCCCAGCCGTGAGCGGCGGCGCCATGGTTCGTGATTTTCGCATGCGCGGTCAGTTGAATGAAGAGGAGACGCGAGGCTACCTGTTGGTTCGAGCCAAGGAGAAGGCCGTAGCGCCTGTTTTGTTGGATTGCATGGATGAAGAAGCAGTTGGACAGGCCACCGTCGTCCTTTCATCGATCCGCCGGAGGATAGAGATGCACGATAACGGTGGGATCCCTGCTTTTCGAATCGAGATTACCGCCAGCGGCAAATTGATGGAGTATCATTGCGAAACGCCGCTGGTCAAAGACAGAGTGAAACAGTTGGAGGCGATGACGTCGGAAAAAGCACGCCACTATGTGCTCGCGGCCTGGAACCAAGCGCAACAGTCCGAAACAGACCTATTCGGGTTTAGCCGAGAGTTGAAGGCGTTCTACCCTGAGATCTGGAGGAAAGAAAAAGAGCAATGGTCCCAACGGTTGCGAGAGATCACGCTGGACGTCAATGTGAATGTCCGTCTTTCCAACGTAGGGACCATCGACAAGGGCGTCATCTCGGAGAATCAAAAAGCGAAACAGGGGGATGAACGGTGA